The following are encoded together in the Corticium candelabrum chromosome 1, ooCorCand1.1, whole genome shotgun sequence genome:
- the LOC134176458 gene encoding serine-rich adhesin for platelets-like, with protein sequence MCFLHCYWSPLEPPPDFHESEISCSPPVVEPSFVSEMPDSSAVVKVGDSPSRMTKEELLHSMDLADREITEVEQQIGKLKRRLAQEETELQNELAALEEKAKEEVKQEDKSPSVVEPQQANEPEATTEKNEELNIPYNESTRQLILKIYGENRRKAAASRALLAGKGYPMANPRVPLYNQPSDLPFYNENQERAKAFYPVLVNHLRMKHKKRIAFENWRIAKYQQLQVQWEKTLEAWENNPTRKLRETKIREFYERMFPEIRKQREREERIQRAKKSWSFARSEAELNEIADILHEQELVQCQIVDLSVMPPPLLCDDERKVEFINRNGLIEDPMADHRNRRMSSVWSDAEKKIFREEFVRHPKDFDNIAKALPNKKYTDCVQYYYLSKKKEGYKQLVRKHTLAKRKSKVLQQRPQLALGLEEQGRDLRESILSMETEDDSKKSSTPGPSLQRWSEEEIQAMKEGLREYGKDWLTISIKVGTKTEHQCRSFFRHYRRKVHLVGFLNEFKAREKAGVETLKQSGGIPRIDEDDDEDEDLQKAARVYSTVQQPHSIASGVLAKDVHHQVGPAVTDIASRFALVPTPEHDQFISIAASMVDDYGKSHMPDGSLEQPVSAFPVVSSRMQTSDTTQFSGALLPSELPTLSVPALSTSSVAADSGPLSTGTASQSGLDLIAAAAEAVAAQMAQTLPTAVSQPIVHTTIASQKQGQVRLEDLPRCLSDPRLENVSQASRQSVAPLHAVTVRTSTAVTKPLTLHFTPSQGVTSQTKPSVSPSNVLTLLIPLQTVPQAQASTQARPVQLSTSQSPGTTVAALVDATALASPIQMPSPGSLSSSTAAVNRPRLTLRGNPQTVVRLAVRHVAPYSQSIATQLLLSQANRLTTVSSLPTTSTLTVLAAPPPLVSSSASSAIVTPTRSIPTLCGAGPIVVGASGIPLDHSDLVKTQLETPGPVVTAPTVLEKPDVVKLSTSDTSQPSVDMMATSTDDVSREALEPIDAHIQSSVSQVSRVTLCLPREPLLQSVEKAEIVETMDTSDSMEKMDSNNFPDLPSSPKENLIEVSIQQSSLQSHVQEIADRRGSCKVLADDSNGKTVVVEMETDKNIDESNADDSDHDHSINDDMNVEEIIADKEDTNDDMTGKVIDSNDGNEKDPDSVITENVVDVEDGHKRDADSEITEIADNDRDDDTDNQVTEHAVDKDGDRKDSDGSDLTEEVVGDKDSHKDATCEITKEVVGDLDGHKKYDDSDITVIACDDKDEYVSEDIVDDKDEGADREISENAESNVEGVDDEDVYKKNANIDITEEVVDNKDDYDKDVDSGEITEVVDLCGHEKDTDSEVTEKVVDDKDSHEDTHNEIAEKIDDLDGHKGDADSDITEEPGDKVDDDNNFDTRSVESGEIIESDDDEHISDMQSTGIEPNQQPQREYVKYGKETTERIDREVNLDEEDCRIEKESSSSPPQQGINEEVGGNKLRLSDESNTLETRVNISNEVQTAKLTDEELELSYDTVTSPDQNVMLPELCSIGDPLVGVNEDEQREEEREESETDTVRCTKHLEDVDELDELELGTAIVQDDKNGTVQMPSRDDNEGLSSSGLQHIEDIDDCDGLVTLQSHEAISPISDRDNENQSSDEMTVGVIDEFSRGCKPGNPEVDFSMEYESISPPLPPQSTTTVSQESIPACVTQFQESPCDAPELPATISPKIGSSCSSIVLPMGRTSPHSSPLVKSPSTCGLHEGRSGAFLPASLPAIPSFGGPTGFSPRHSPPRSIEHVTSQAFEVRTTYGQVIEDISSDDEY encoded by the exons CGCAAGGCAGCCGCCTCAAGAGCACTCTTGGCAGGAAAAGGATATCCCATGGCTAATCCAAGAGTG CCTTTATACAATCAGCCTTCTGATCTTCCTTTTTACAACGAAAACCAAGAAAG AGCTAAAGCGTTTTATCCTGTTCTTGTCAATCATCTTCGTATGAAACACAAGAAACGGATAGCGTTTGAGAATTGGAGAATTGCAAAGTACCAACAATTGCAGGTGCAGTGGGAGAAGACACTAGAAGCATGGGAAAACAACCCTACTAGAAA GCTGAGAGAAACAAAAATAAGAGAATTCTATGAGCGTATGTTTCCTGAGATTAGAAAACAGAGAGAACGAGAAGAACGAATTCAAAG AGCTAAAAAATCATGGAGTTTTGCTCGCAGTGAAGCCGAACTGAATGAAATTGCTGACATTCTGCATGAGCAGGAG CTTGTCCAATGTCAAATTGTTGACCTCTCAGTTATGCCGCCTCCGTTACTGTGTGATGATGAGAGGAAAGTAGAATTCATCAACAGAAATG GTCTGATTGAAGATCCTATGGCTGACCACAGAAACAGGAGGATGTCGAGTGTATGGAGTGATGCAGAAAAAAAGATATTTAGAGAAGA ATTTGTTCGTCACCCTAAAGATTTTGACAACATAGCCAAAGCGTTGCCTAACAAG aagtacACTGATTGTGTTCAGTATTACTATTTAAGCAAGAAGAAGGAAGGATACAAACAGCTTGTCAGGAAGCATACACTTGCAAAACGGAAGAGCAAAGTATTACAACAGAGACCACAG CTTGCTCTTGGGTTAGAAGAGCAAGGAAGAGATTTAAG GGAATCTATCCTTTCTATGGAAACTGAAGATGACTCAAAGAAATCTTCTACTCCTG GACCATCTCTTCAAAGATGGAGTGAGGAAGAAATACAAGCAATGAAAGAAG GCTTGAGGGAATATGGAAAAGACTGGCTGACAATATCAATAAAAGTTGGCACCAAAACTGAACACCAATGCCGGAGCTTTTTTAGACACTACAGACGGAAAGTTCACCTTGTTGGCTTCCTCAATGAGTTCAAAGCACGAGAGAAG GCAGGTGTGGAGACTTTGAAACAGTCAGGTGGTATACCAAGaattgatgaagatgatgatgaagatgaggaCTTGCAGAAAGCGGCCCGCGTTTACTCCACTGTACAACAGCCACACTCCATTGCATCTG GAGTGCTTGCCAAAGACGTACACCACCAAGTTGGGCCTGCTGTCACTGACATTGCATCTCGTTTCGCTCTTGTTCCTACACCAGAACACGACCAGTTTATCAGCATTGCTGCATCAATGGTAGACGATTATGGAAAGTCCCACATGCCAGACGGCTCACTCGAGCAGCCTGTAAGTGCATTTCCAGTTGTGTCATCACGCATGCAGACTAGTGATACGACGCAGTTTTCTGGTGCTTTACTGCCGAGTGAGTTACCAACTTTGTCGGTTCCTGCTCTAAGTACTTCAAGTGTAGCAGCTGACAGTGGGCCACTGTCAACAGGTACAGCTAGCCAGTCTGGTCTTGACCtaattgctgctgcagctgaagcTGTTGCTGCACAGATGGCACAGACACTGCCTACAGCAGTCAGTCAACCGATTGTGCATACAACCATTGCATCACAGAAGCAAGGTCAAGTTCGATTGGAAGACTTGCCTCGGTGCCTTTCAGATCCAAGACTAGAAAATGTTAGTCAAGCTAGTAGACAGTCTGTGGCTCCACTGCATGCTGTCACTGTTCGGACTTCCACAGCGGTAACGAAGCCACTAACACTGCACTTTACCCCAAGTCAAGGAGTTACATCACAGACGAAACCAAGTGTGTCTCCTAGCAATGTGTTAACTCTGTTGATTCCATTGCAAACTGTACCTCAAGCACAAGCCAGCACTCAGGCAAGACCAGTGCAGCTGTCAACTTCTCAGAGTCCTGGTACTACAGTAGCAGCTCTGGTGGATGCAACAGCTTTGGCTTCTCCGATTCAAATGCCTTCACCAGGGTCATTAAGTTCATCAACTGCTGCTGTTAATCGCCCTCGACTGACATTGAGAGGTaatccacaaactgttgtAAGACTTGCAGTGAGACATGTCGCCCCATACTCTCAATCTATTGCAACTCAGTTGTTGTTGTCTCAAGCAAACAGATTGACAACAGTGTCGTCTTTGCCAACGACCTCGACTCTGACAGTCTTAGCAGCACCACCTCCATTAGTTTCTTCTTCAGCCTCGTCAGCAATTGTGACACCTACACGAAGTATACCAACATTGTGTGGTGCTGGACCAATAGTAGTGGGTGCAAGTGGCATTCCTCTTGATCATAGTGACCTAGTGAAGACTCAATTGGAAACACCAGGTCCCGTAGTCACAGCACCGACAGTCTTAGAGAAACCAGATGTTGTGAAGTTGTCTACTTCGGATACAAGTCAGCCAAGTGTTGACATGATGGCCACATCTACTGATGATGTAAGCAGAGAGGCATTGGAGCCTATAGATGCTCACATCCAGAGTTCTGTCAGTCAGGTTTCTAGAGTAACATTGTGTCTTCCTCGTGAGCCATTGTTGCAATCAGTTGAGAAAGCAGAGATTGTTGAGACAATGGATACTTCTGACTCTATGGAAAAGATGGACAGCAACAACTTCCCTGATTTACCAAGTAGTCCAAAGGAAAACTTGATTGAAgtgtcaatacaacaaagTAGTTTGCAAAGCCACGTGCAAGAGATTGCTGACAGGAGAGGTTCATGTAAAGTGCTTGCTGATGACTCTAATGGTAAGACAGTTGTTGTTGAAATGGAAactgacaaaaacattgacgAAAGCAATGCTGATGACAGTGACCATGACCACTCAATTAATGATGACATGAATGTTGAAGAGATTATTGCAGACAAGGAAGACACCAACGATGATATGACAGGAAAGGTTATTGATAGCAATGATGGTAATGAGAAGGATCCTGACAGTGTGATCACTGAAAATGTTGTCGATGTCGAGGACGGTCACAAGAGAGATGCTGACAGTGAGATTACTGAGATTGCTGATAATGACAGAGATGACGATACTGACAATCAGGTGACTGAGCATGCTGTTGACAAGGATGGTGACAGGAAAGATAGTGATGGTAGTGACCTGACTGAGGAGGTTGTTGGTGACAAAGATAGTCATAAGGATGCCACCTGTGAAATTACTAAGGAGGTTGTTGGTGACCTGGATGGTCACAAGAAGTATGATGACAGTGATATCACTGTGATTGCTTGTGATGACAAGGATGAGTATGTCTCTGAGGATATTGTTGATGACAAGGATGAAGGTGCTGACAGAGAGATTTCTGAGAATGCTGAAAGCAATGTAGAGGGTGTAGATGACGAGGATGTTTACAAAAAGAATGCCAACATTGATATTACTGAGGAGGTTGTAGATAACAAGGATGATTACGACAAGGATGTTGACAGTGGTGAGATTACAGAGGTTGTTGATTTGTGTGGTCACGAGAAGGATACTGACAGTGAGGTCACTGAAAAGGTTGTAGATGACAAGGACAGTCACGAGGATACTCACAATGAGATTGCTGAGAAGATTGATGATCTGGATGGTCACAAAGGGGATGCTGACAGTGACATTACTGAGGAGCCTGGTGATAAAGTGGACGATGACAACAACTTTGACACCAGATCTGTGGAGTCTGGAGAGATTATTGaatctgatgatgatgaacaCATTAGTGACATGCAATCAACTGGTATTGAGCCTAATCAGCAACCTCAGCGTGAATATGTAAAATATGGCAAAGAGACAACTGAAAGAATTGACAGAGAAGTTAACTTGGATGAGGAAGACTGTAGAATAGAGAAAGAAAGCAGTTCAAGCCCGCCACAACAAGGAATTAATGAAGAAGTAGGCGGTAACAAACTAAGACTATCAGATGAGAGCAACACTTTAGAAACACGAGTAAATATCAGCAATGAAGTTCAGACTGCCAAGCTGACAGATGAAGAACTCGAACTTTCTTATGATACAGTCACTAGCCCAGACCAGAATGTCATGCTACCTGAGTTGTGTTCTATTGGCGACCCTCTTGTTGGTGTCAATGAAGATGAACAACGAGAAGAAGAGAGGGAAGAGAGTGAAACAGATACTGTCCGTTGTACTAAACATCTAGAAGACGTCGATGAGCTGGATGAGCTTGAATTGGGTACGGCAATAGTCCAAGATGATAAAAATGGGACAGTGCAAATGCCTTCTAGAGATGATAACGAGGGCTTGTCTTCCTCAGGTTTACAACACATAGAAGATATTGATGACTGTGATGGACTAGTAACTTTGCAAAGCCATGAAGCTATAAGTCCCATCAGTGACAGGGATAATGAAAACCAATCTTCTGATGAAATGACAGTAGGAGTAATAGATGAATTTAGTCGGGGATGCAAGCCTGGCAATCCAGAAGTTGACTTTTCTATGGAATATGAATCAATTTCTCCACCATTACCACCACAGTCAACTACCACAGTTTCTCAGGAATCAATTCCTGCCTGTGTGACACAATTTCAAGAATCACCTTGTGATGCACCTGAACTGCCTGCTACAATAAGTCCTAAAATTGGTTCGTCTTGTTCATCTATTGTTCTGCCTATGGGAAGAACATCACCACACAGTTCTCCTTTAGTGAAATCTCCCAGCACCTGTGGCCTCCATGAAGGCAGATCTGGGGCATTCCTTCCTGCTTCCTTACCTGCCATACCTTCATTTGGTGGTCCTACAGGATTCTCACCAAGGCACAGTCCTCCGAGATCAATAGAACACGTGACCAGTCAGGCATTTGAAGTAAGAACTACATATGGACAAGTCATTGAAGATATTAGCTCTGATGATGAATATTAA
- the LOC134188420 gene encoding uncharacterized protein LOC134188420, which yields MEHPYHHHPLVQMDAFSVYANFNGTWACDVCRTVSSESGERYPYRCHTCSFDLCKKCFSVVGGLHPLHSHSLKKSRVSETYQGGAWGCDQCMRMNSGEWSYQCIECNFDLCETCFHSQSHPLHEHPLLLADARVVYGHYNARWFCDHCGMSSTRSSSNISHHCPKCQFDLCVNCVAGQQHHLHPHKLLLANSYVVYSSQLYNGQWFCDNCKKSSRGVMYMWHCRECQFDLCMSCYSLPAPRLPPQLPPSRPPVAPPTGGNGLCYPMPEQPGQPHPDGTDPTECVVCMDKPRNAGIIHGDTSHVVCCVDCARKLKTELLPCPICRKPIEKVVQQFNS from the coding sequence ATGGAACATCcgtatcatcatcatcctctCGTCCAAATGGACGCGTTTTCCGTCTACGCCAACTTCAATGGCACTTGGGCGTGTGATGTGTGTCGCACGGTGAGCAGCGAGAGCGGTGAACGCTACCCGTATCGCTGCCATACGTGCAGTTTCGACTTGTGCAAGAAATGCTTCTCTGTTGTCGGTGGCCTCCACCCCCTACACAGTCACTCACTGAAAAAGTCACGGGTGAGTGAAACGTATCAGGGGGGAGCATGGGGTTGTGACCAGTGTATGAGGATGAATTCGGGGGAATGGTCGTATCAGTGCattgaatgcaattttgatcTGTGTGAGACTTGCTTTCATTCGCAGTCTCATCCACTGCATGAGCATCCTCTCTTGCTGGCTGATGCTCGTGTTGTCTATGGGCACTACAATGCCCGCTGGTTCTGTGATCACTGCGGGATGTCAAGCACTAGGAGTAGTTCAAACATTTCCCACCACTGTCCGAAGTGTCAGTTTGACTTGTGTGTTAACTGTGTGGCTGGTCAACAACACCATCTTCATCCGCATAAGCTGTTGTTGGCGAACAGCTATGTTGTCTATTCGAGTCAGTTGTATAACGGGCAGTGGTTTTGTGATAATTGTAAGAAGAGCTCGCGAGGAGTCATGTACATGTGGCACTGTAGGGAGTGTCAGTTTGATCTCTGTATGAGCTGTTATAGTCTCCCGGCACCACGACTGCCACCTCAACTGCCACCATCTCGTCCTCCTGTGGCTCCTCCCACTGGAGGGAATGGCTTATGTTATCCAATGCCGGAACAGCCTGGTCAACCGCATCCAGATGGAACCGATCCTACtgaatgtgttgtttgtatggaTAAACCAAGGAACGCTGGGATTATTCATGGAGATACGTCGCATGTTGTGTGCTGTGTTGACTGTGCACGAAAGTTGAAAACCGAGTTGCTGCCGTGCCCCATCTGCAGGAAGCCAATTGAAAAGGTTGTGCAGCAATTCAATTCGTAG
- the LOC134188430 gene encoding protein Mdm4-like, whose translation MTTTGVNECREHPYHHHPLVQMDAFSVYANTNGIWECAVCRTSSSESHERYLYRCQACSFNLCNKCFSVVGGLHSLHSHSLKKSLVRDVFEGGVWHCNRCNVMNSGEWSYHCSLCDFDLCETCFHSQPHPLHEHPLLQADARVVYPQSDARWCCDHCRKQFDSNIFHYCPKCQFNLCVKCVAGQQHHLHLHKLWLANSKVVYSSSLWNGWFCNNCKRSSHGVTSLYMWHCRVCKFDLCMSCYSLPPPRPSPPRPTGGNGLRYPVQEQSIQPRLDGANHTECVVCKDKPMNASIIHGDGTSHVEFCVDCARTLKDKQQRCPLCRKTIDKVEKQFDS comes from the coding sequence ATGACAACTACCGGAGTCAACGAGTGTAGGGAACATCcgtatcatcatcatcctctTGTTCAAATGGACGCGTTTTCCGTCTACGCCAACACCAACGGTATTTGGGAGTGTGCTGTGTGTCGCACGTCGAGTAGCGAGAGTCATGAACGCTACCTGTATCGCTGTCAGGCGTGTAGCTTCAACTTGTGCAACAAATGCTTCTCTGTTGTCGGTGGCCTACACTCCCTACACAGTCACTCACTGAAAAAGTCCCTGGTGCGTGACGTCTTTGAGGGCGGAGTTTGGCATTGTAACCGTTGTAACGTAATGAACTCGGGAGAATGGTCGTATCACTGCAGTCTATGCGACTTCGATTTGTGTGAGACTTGCTTTCATTCTCAGCCTCATCCGCTGCACGAGCATCCTCTCTTGCAGGCTGATGCTCGAGTTGTCTATCCCCAATCTGACGCGCGCTGGTGCTGTGATCACTGCAGGAAACAATTTGATTCAAACATTTTCCACTATTGTCCGAAGTGTCAGTTTAACTTGTGTGTCAAATGTGTCGCTGGTCAACAACACCATCTTCATCTGCATAAGCTGTGGTTGGCAAACAGCAAAGTTGTTTATTCAAGTTCGCTGTGGAACGGGTGGTTTTGTAATAATTGCAAAAGAAGCTCTCACGGTGTTACTAGTCTGTACATGTGGCACTGTAGGGTATGTAAGTTTGATCTGTGTATGAGCTGTTATAGTCTCCCGCCACCGCGGCCATCACCACCACGTCCCACTGGCGGGAATGGCTTACGTTATCCAGTGCAAGAACAATCTATTCAACCCCGTCTAGATGGAGCTAATCATACtgaatgtgttgtttgtaagGATAAACCAATGAATGCTAGTATTATTCATGGAGATGGTACGTCACATGTTGAGTTCTGTGTCGACTGTGCACGAACACTGAAAGACAAGCAACAGCGGTGCCCCCTCTGCAGGAAGACTATTGACAAGGTTGAGAAGCAATTCGATTCGTAA
- the LOC134188441 gene encoding SAGA-associated factor 29-like: MAENAVKAALKELHLLVKKTQEERVRAEPTLVNIAKTHDKMKAESKVSAYFKNKLKSLYVAAQEDARKEAGMLQRCLDKIAEVKMLRSKVANSAATMGHSKAGASGLAASIFETEQPRKPVMRRGVLISLLQQAANQLPVWRPQEPDEKPPPLCGAIPAEHNFVPKPGSQVCARIQGQDGEEQWILAEVISYNAHLCKYTVEDIDEEGSTARERHVLTKRKVLALPSMKADPAVTPSAIHSKGQSVMAVYPQTTCFYKGFIASVPSNVDDDYSVLFEDVSYPEGYSPALKVPQRYILPIKERKR, encoded by the exons ATGGCAGAAAATGCTGTCAAGGCTGCACTCAAAGAACTGCATCTTCTAGTGAAGAAGACTCAA GAAGAGAGAGTGCGAGCAGAACCAACGCTTGTCAACATCGCCAAAACTCACGATAAAATGAAGGCTGAGTCGAAAG TGTCTGCTTACTTTAAGAATAAACTTAAGAGCCTCTATGTGGCTGCTCAAGAGGATGCACGTAAAGAAGCAGG GATGCTTCAACGATGTCTTGACAAGATCGCAGAGGTAAAAATGTTGAGAAGCAAAGTGGCTAATTCTGCTGCTACTATGG GACACAGTAAGGCAGGAGCAAGTGGATTAGCTGCAAGTATATTTGAGACTGAGCAACCACG AAAGCCTGTGATGCGACGCGGAGTGTTGATATCATTACTACAGCAAGCTGCCAATCAATTACCAGTATGGAGACCACAAGAACCGGACGAAAA GCCTCCTCCGTTGTGTGGAGCCATACCAGCAGAGCACAACTTTGTTCCAAAGCCTGGAAGTCAG GTTTGTGCTCGTATTCAAGGACAAGATGGTGAGGAGCAATGGATTCTTGCTGAAGTTATAAGTTACAATGCACATTTATGCAA ATACACGGTTGAAGATATTGATGAAGAAGGCAGCACTGCTCGAGA ACGTCATGTCCTTACGAAACGTAAGGTACTCGCATTGCCATCGATGAAAGCAGATCCTGCTGTTACACCATCGGCAATTCATTCCAAAGGACAA TCGGTCATGGCTGTTTACCCTCAGACAACTTGCTTTTACAAAGGATTCATAGCGTCTGTGCCATCGAAT GTTGATGATGACTACTCGGTGTTGTTTGAAGACGTATCGTATCCCGAAGGATATTCCCCTGCATTGAAAGTGCCTCAAAGATACATCCTTCCGATAAAGGAACGGAAACGTTGA
- the LOC134181901 gene encoding E3 ubiquitin-protein ligase ZSWIM2-like has product MSRVFSWRRVCPEKVQSRIEEALQSRIYLLNQTGPTGFILRQEGAATKYRVVLGDAHSCSCSTFRQEKELCVHILWVILKKFRVSQDNPIVFQLSLVEREINELVYQHTRISANAPNDSRPKAADSHHKPKVAMQQKDISVEDVCPVCYDELLASAEAITYCSHSCGKSVHVRCMKMWAEHQASTGATSIKCPLCREDFGPIETLRAEARRFSQLRVPEERRDVHINVACEHCNVSPIVGKCYRCSVCSWYHLCSTCFHQQIRVHAEHNFVYKQKRLSCWQPARRGGGQRLPSALLSDIQSRELTADDYDLLNQLDNSVVEPLPRHVVESFPIEKLKPSHPLLSPGVQCRVCLMPFKALQHVRVLPCRHRFHVSCIDRWLVNERATCPVDGLTVPCVILTRKKRSVSKRQQLQESQPCSHKDRESMLPSIMGRRCSISLDSSFSPASDRNTTLQRLPCERHKQMLKRHAMPPSIPSRQQACLPSLLVTNGISEISEVISPLREQRLETHFRLRPMGARPLQSARPFQSPIARSSTARHAVRFRCVRFGQQQIT; this is encoded by the exons ATGTCTCGTGTATTTTCATGGCGACGTGTTTGTCCCGAAAAGGTCCAGTCTCGCATAGAAGAGGCGCTTCAATCAAGAATTTATCTTCTAAACCAGACGGGCCCCACAGGGTTTATTCTGCGACAAGAAGGAGCAGCAACGAAATACAGA GTCGTTCTTGGTGACGCGCACTCGTGCTCTTGTTCTACGTTTCGTCAAGAGAAAGAGTTGTGTGTTCACATTCTCTg GGTCATTCTTAAGAAGTTCAGAGTCTCTCAAGACAACCCAA TTGTTTTCCAACTTTCTTTGGTCGAAAGAGAAATCAATGAATTGGTATATCAGCATACCCGTATCTCGGCTAATGCTCCCAATGACAGCAGACCAAAAGCAGCTGACAGTCATCACAAACCAAAAGTGGCGATGCAACAAAAGGACATCTCTGTTGAAGACGTTTGCCCAGTTTGCTATGATGAGTTGCTGGCATCCGCAGAAGCCATAACGTATTGCAG tcATAGCTGTGGTAAGAGTGTACATGTGAGGTGCATGAAAATGTGGGCAGAACACCAGGCATCAACTGGTGCAACATCAATCAAATGTCCACTTTGTAGAGAAGATTTTGGCCCAATTGAG ACGTTACGTGCTGAGGCTCGTCGTTTCTCACAGTTGCGTGTGCCTGAGGAGAGGCGTGATGTGCATATTAATGTGGCATGTGAACATTGCAATGTGTCTCCTATTGTTGGTAAATGTTATAG gtGTAGTGTTTGCAGTTGGTATCACTTGTGCTCAACTTGCTTTCATCAACAAATTCGTGTACATGCTGAACACAACTTTGTGTATAAACAG AAGAGACTTAGCTGTTGGCAACCAGCCAGACGCGGTGGAGGTCAACGGTTACCATCAGCTCTCTTGTCAGATATTCAGAGCAGGGAGCTGACAGCTGATGATTATGACCTTCTCAACCAGCTTGATAA TTCAGTTGTGGAGCCATTGCCCAGACATGTTGTGGAATCGTTTCCTATTGAGAAGCTGAAACCGTCTCATCCACTACTTTCTCCTGGTGTTCAGTGTCGAGTTTGTTTGATGCCTTTCAAGGCGCTGCAGCACGTCAGAGTTTTACCTTGCAGACACAGA TTTCATGTGTCGTGTATTGATCGGTGGTTGGTCAATGAAAGAGCTACGTGTCCAGTAGATGGTCTTACTGTTCCTTGTGTCATCCTCACAAGGAAGAAAAG GTCAGTTTCCAAACGACAGCAGCTACAAGAAAGTCAGCCGTGTTCACACAAAGATAGAGAGTCAATGTTACCTTCAATAATGGGCAGACGATGTTCTATCTCTCTTGATTCTTCATTTTCTCCAGCCAG TGACCGGAACACAACACTTCAGAGATTACCATGTGAGAGGCACAAGCAAATGCTAAAACGTCATGCTATGCCTCCATCAATACCATCCAGGCAACAGGCATGCCTTCCCAGTCTTTTGGTGACAAATGGGATTTCAGAAATATCAGAAGTTATATCACCACTGAGAGAGCAAAGATTAGAAACACATTTCCGTCTTAGACCAATG GGTGCGAGACCATTGCAGAGTGCGAGACCATTCCAGTCACCAATTGCAAGGTCATCAACTGCCAGACATGCTGTTCGTTTTCGGTGCGTAAGATTTGGTCAGCAACAAATCACTTGA